Part of the Limihaloglobus sulfuriphilus genome is shown below.
AAGGACTGGCAGAAGCCGGTGATGCTGAGCCGTATCAGGATGCGGACCTGACAGACCTCTGGGACTTCGGCGAGTCACCTTGGCTGCACGTAAGTTACGCTTACCACTTCCCTTATAAAGATGGTACCGGCAGAGCACGTCCTGCTTCAACGAATAACTCAGCAGGATTTGCGTTTATCGCTGATAAAAACCCATGGTATGATGATTCAAATCTTAACCTTGGAACACCCGAGTCTGACGCATATGAGATGATCTGTGCACTGTTCAATGATGGCCAGAACCCCGGTAACAACGAGTGGGACAGCATTTCAAGGTACCTGATTCAGGTTGCCAACTCCGCAACTCACATGCGTGAAGGTCAGAACGTATTGTTCAACGACGGCCACGTAACTTTCGAAAACCGTCCTGATGTTGGTTACCAGTCAGATAACATCTACACCTGGTGGACGAACAACGGCCAGTTGGAAGAAGAACGCCGTATAGGTACCGAGCCTGAAGATGATGATCAGAGCATCGAAATCGGCGGCAGCGAAGATACAGTTCTTGTAAATGATTCGAAGATTCCTACCTAATAAGACTTTTTGGATATTTACATCTGCTTAAAAGATCAAACGGTCTCAGCGGTAATACTGCTGGGGCCGTTTTTTTTGTGTTTGTGTTTTAGGGCTCACTTGCTAAAATACAATAAAGTCAGATTTTAGGTATTATGATGGAAAAGACATCTTCAGTACAATTTGATATATCAGCCGAGAATGAGCCTCACATAAAATTGAGCGGTAGTTTGACCTTTTCAAATGCCTCTGAATTGTGGGGTCTGACAAGCGATTTTTTCAGGCAATTCAAGGGCAGCCGCCTTATTATCGACGGCTCGGCTGTTGATTCTTACGACAGCAGCGGGGCGGCATATCTCATCTGGATTGGCCGCCGTTGTGACAATATGAATATAACATACGATTTGACAGGATTTTCAGACTCTCTTCTAAGGCAGATAGAGGCGATGCGCCCCGGAAGAAAAAATAAAACAGCCGCGAAATATTCTAACATACACACTATCATCGAAGATGTTGGAGCCGCGACTTACAGTGTCTGGGACGGTTTATCCAGAATGCTTGTGTATCTTGGAGAGATTCTTTATAACCTGTTTTTATCGCTAAAGTCTCCAAAACGGTTTCGTTTAAAAGACACCCTGATTGTCGCAGAGCTCAGCGGCGCAGATGCCATCGGCATTAGTGCGTTGCTAGGCGGGCTTTTTGGATTGATACTCGCGTTTCAGAGCGTTATCACACTGAAGATGTTTGCCGCGGAAATTTTTGTCATAGACCTTGTTGTAATTGCCATGTTTCGTGTGATGGCTTCGTTTATAGCCGCGATTCTATACGCCTCCCGAAGCGGTTCGGCCTTTGCCGCAGAAATTGCGACTATGAAGGTCAACGAAGAAATAAGTGCGCTTAAAACCATGGGGCTTAGCCCGATCCAGTTTCTTGTGCTTCCTCGTGTCGTCGCGGCAACTTTGATAGTCCCGATGCTTGCTCTTTTTGTAATCCTTTCAGCTTTCATTGGCTGCGGCT
Proteins encoded:
- a CDS encoding type II secretion system protein, which encodes MKRKGFTLIELLVVIAIIAMLMAILMPALGRVRRLAQRLVCGTNIRGLGTATMIYANDNDEEYPVAGGRGDAEWVGANENTPTEAWGSTQQDIEEPDRDDVTVAASLYLLIREADVSPKQFVCTSSDQKVYEGLAEAGDAEPYQDADLTDLWDFGESPWLHVSYAYHFPYKDGTGRARPASTNNSAGFAFIADKNPWYDDSNLNLGTPESDAYEMICALFNDGQNPGNNEWDSISRYLIQVANSATHMREGQNVLFNDGHVTFENRPDVGYQSDNIYTWWTNNGQLEEERRIGTEPEDDDQSIEIGGSEDTVLVNDSKIPT
- a CDS encoding ABC transporter permease — protein: MMEKTSSVQFDISAENEPHIKLSGSLTFSNASELWGLTSDFFRQFKGSRLIIDGSAVDSYDSSGAAYLIWIGRRCDNMNITYDLTGFSDSLLRQIEAMRPGRKNKTAAKYSNIHTIIEDVGAATYSVWDGLSRMLVYLGEILYNLFLSLKSPKRFRLKDTLIVAELSGADAIGISALLGGLFGLILAFQSVITLKMFAAEIFVIDLVVIAMFRVMASFIAAILYASRSGSAFAAEIATMKVNEEISALKTMGLSPIQFLVLPRVVAATLIVPMLALFVILSAFIGCGFVMYSMDYPLVTIVQNMKNASDVEMFLSGFVKSFVYGYIIAAVGCFRGLNSGSGPRAVGQASTSAVVTSIVLIVVAEGIFSVVYYFLGI